The genomic DNA TCTGTTTTAAAGATGAACACTGGGTCAGGAAGCTTAATCTGCTGTTGATGGATGCTGGCAGTAAATGTGCTGAGTTGTAAAAAGATGATGGAAATATAGTGATGACAATAAAGCAGCACGGACATTAGATCAATAACTTAATCTTGTAAAGAATGAAATTACATGTTGGAGTTTTATTAGGATTGGCAGTGAGAAGAAGGGAATTAAAATCTGGAAATGCTGGAAATACTGTTAAGATGTTGAGAAACTTTAACAAATTATTTACTCcagaaccattttttttttcagaataatgAACAGTTGATCACTTAAAGCTCAGGGGTCTCATTCATAAACGCTACCTGCTGGTATGCACAAAATGGGGCCTGAAGTTGGCCTACGCCACTTTATATGCAAAGTATGTGATCtataacagtggttctcaactagtcaAGCACCAGAACCCACCACCATATCCTTAATGGGAAATTGCAAACCAAAGTGCcaaagtgtttttaatgaaaaatggtgCAGTATATATTAGAAATAGGACACACAATGAAATGAAACGATGGGGCTGAGACGTattctccaaaataaaagcacacataggtttttgtctcatattgttTTCCAGACCCATGCGACCCACTCACTTCACAAGTGTAAAGCGTTGTGAGGCGTAAATGGCTTCACAACCCAAAAGTGGTTCGGGTACAGTGAGGTGGGGAATTGAAGTCAGTTTGTTATAAACGCATCTGAATCAAATAgttttacaaaacacaaaactttaTTCCACAATCCACATCATCATAAGCAGGTGCTTTCATTTTCATGCAAGCCTATAAGCCACATTGTCATTTCTAACATGAAAATGTTAATACATAATACAttaaaacatcatctttaacaAACATAGCTAGAGCTAACTTAGCACAGCAGATATCAGAGGTATGAGCTTATGTtgttgctttgtgagcttagcttcagcttgatagcttatgcagctaacgaAGCTACACAGGTAAcctacctacatagcttacatagttgctttatgagcttagttttggctatgtagctttgttatctaaGCTAAGTTAGCTGTAGCAACGTAAGCTTTAGCCAATTTAGCTTAAGATAACCTAGTACAGCATCTTATgtggctgctttgtgagctaagctttagctatgtagcttatgcagccaACAGAGCTACTCAGATAACATATctgcatagcttacatagctgctttttgagcttagTTTTAACCACATAGCTGTGTTATCTCTTGCTAAGTTAGCTGTAGCAacgtaagctttagcaaatgtagcttaagctaacttagcatgGCAGATGGCGGAGGTATGAGCTTatgttgctgctttgtgagcttagcttcagcttgatagcttatgcagctaacggAGCTATGCAGATTatgtacctacatagcttacatagctgcctTATGAGCTTggtgttagctatgtagctctgtcaTCTCTTGCTAAGTTAGCTGTAGCAacgtaagctttagcaaacatagctagcTAAGCAAATAATGCAGATATGAGCTTACATAATTGCTATGTGAGCCTAGCTTTTCtctgtagcttatgcagctaacagagctatccTGTAAGCTAACCATTTACTTGgcttttttgaacatttttactcaggttttgcaggtgaagttttttttgtttaagatttatttttggcccttttcgTACCTCTATTAGAGAGAACAGTgaatagactcagaaacagggaagagagtggggagagacatgcggtaaagggccacagaaCCCGGACCGCCAACGTACATGGGCCACACTTTAACCAACTCGATCATCTGCGCGCCCCTTCAGGtgaagtttttgacttttaagtttggtatcctaacccttaccctagccctaaatgattttatttgaaatttttcaaGTGTATTTCTGGTCTGAGATATCTCAGATGCATGGCCTGtgtgagtggtcatcagaaaagaacggtctgcagccagactgtcctaGAAAGAGCCAGCTCAAATGACCCAGGTCActaaaaagagccaaaattcCCATACTTGTAAGCACACAGCAGCTAGATATCTGATAAAAATAAGAGCAATTGTAGGATTTTGATTGGCAGTTCtgtttaaaacaggaaatggaacTGCTGGAGAATACAATGACCAAAGGAGTACGGTGTTAATTTGGCAGTTCCACCAGCCATCTCCCTTCTGAATATTTTGTTTCCAAATAACATCACCAGTGAAACATTTTAACACTTGAGCACTTGTCATTTTGGCTTCACATCAAACAATGGAAGAGGACTGGAAACCTGTTGTCCATATTAATATAAAGTCATTGGCAGAGCCAGAGGGCTGAACACACTGATGCTTGATGCTGATTAGTGAGGTGTAACAAGAAAGATTCAAGAGAAAGAATGAATGCAatctggctgttttttttacttcaacttCTTTATATATCTATTGATTTTTGTCTCAGCCCTTGAATCCACATACATCtagaaaatgacatttaaaattcataagCACATTCCTTATTTTAAACAAGCATTAGTATGGCCATGCTTCCAACATTTAATAGTTTCTTTGGGTCTGCAGACAAATTAGTTTTGTGAATGCATCCGTTGTAACACCAAACCCATTGGGAAAAGTGGTCATATTTTTGCTCTGATCTGACAGATGAAGCCTTTTACATTGTCTGACACACTTTTAGAAGTGGATTTGGCACACTGTACTCTTTGCATGTCCAAACAGAGTCCCCTCCCATTTGGCTGCCAAAAGCCCATTAGAAGTAAATTTAATTATGAATTACCCATCATAATCTTGACGGATGCTTCTTGGCACGATTCTGTTGGCTTGTTGTCAGTGCACACTACGGGGTTCTCTTTCTGCTGATAAACGAATCAATTACTCAACAAAGTAACAACCATAAGCAGTTTCATACAAACAGAAGTGTTGCATTAACAAAATACTCTACCGTAGCCCAGTGAGCATATGATCACCAACGttatgtgtttttgtgataCTATGGATTATGAATATCTGTTTTGTAATTAACTACTGTGTTTTCCTTCCACAGATTGCTTCTTTCAGTGTGTCTCCAAACTATGAAATcgtctttttctcctctcaagTCTATGAAGTTTCCAATATTCTTGATTTTTTGGATGGAAAAGCTGTACAGTCAGATGTCATGACTAAACTGGAAAATTTTAAAGTAGGCGGTGAGTCAAACAGATCACATACTTTGTTCAAAAATAACTTTGATAAATACACTGCTTGATCTTTAatctttgttttactttgtcTAAAAGACAGAAACACTGGAACTGATCTGAACCTTGCCTTTAAGACCTTCTTGGAGCGAATGGCCATCATCAGGCAACAAGTGGGAGTGGACCGTTTTAAACAACGTCGTCATGCGCTTATCGTTTTTACTGATGGTAATATCAGCCTCTTAGGATACTTAAAAAACCTACATCTGCAATGTTGTAGTTGCATTAGTTGAAGACAAATGGTGCATTTAAATAATCTGAAGGTGAAGGTGATTTAGTATTTACATGTTTGATTCTTTTCTTATGTATGTCCAATCAAATCAGCCCTAATGACATGAGACACATCATAAATGTTTTATACATAATGCTTACAGAGTCAAACATTGTTTAATTTCACAGGATGGGTTCCAAACATAGCTCAActcttaaaggtacagtgtgtagaatttggctgcatttcgccgaacagaaacggtgtacatgggatataatgtttatatatttatgtgaagtatgttaaaataagtgcacaatcatcccctttaaactttcgttttctttttacaaaattagaaaaaagctttttaaatttacattaccgcgggttggcctcacggaggctgacacaacaaaccgccatgttgtctatggcaatgttttggggacagaaagcaAAAcgtgatttttaaatacgaacctgcccgccagacctgaaagctacctggaaggcaggtggagaagaagactgacctataatctgtAAAAttatggttacaaaaatgaatgaataaaccctcacctcgtcactgctgtaaataatgTCTGGCTCAcaatcctttttggtcttcacaggctctcgtcgcttagtgatgtgatgttttggtgacagatcggctcattctaaaatctgaacgctagatgtcgctaaaattccaaagtctgcacactgcacctttaacccCCAGGAGGGCAAGAGAGGCTTTCTGCTGCTGTACATGATAGAGAATTTGACAATCTTGATTGTAGCCTATGTGTTACCCAGTttggtttttatattttagaatGAAAAGAAGTTGTTGTTTATTGTCCTGCACATCCTTCCATACTAGTAaattttttcaatattaaacTGAGGATCAATATTATTGTTAAAATTCCCAAGTTTTAGATTTAGAGAAATGACCTGTTCATCATGTATTGCTGGAACTATTTCAGTTACTATAAACACTGACACTTTGCTGTTCTTGAGAATATCTGATGTTGAGTGGCTTTTTGTCTGTAAATCAGttgattaattttttgtttattcttatTCCAGGTGCTTATAATATGGGCGGTTCGCCTGCACCCACTGTGAAGAAGATAAAAAATATGGTTTACATGAATCACACAAGTGATCAGGAGGCCAATTCCAGAGACGAGTTTCTTGGTGAGTTTTAGAGGAATTGTTGCTTTAGTAACTGTTACGACGGTGCAGACTAActgtttaggttaggttaggttgacATTACAAAAGTTTATTTCATGACGCTTATTAAGATATACAATACACTGTATTGAGTTTAGTTTACTTCATCAGGAGTGACTTTACCTTATTATTTAGGGTTTACAGTATTAATTTTACAGCTagataaaatgattatttaattgtCTTCCACTGCACTCTAAGTATTATTTATGTGTAAATGTGTACAATTGGAGGTGCTATTTAAGCCCACTTAATTTGTTGTGAACATTTGTtcctacactgaaaaaaaagagaattgtTGGATAAACAACATTACTTCAAGTGGCAACACTTGATGAAACGTATTATGTCCCTTATTTTGCCTGATTTTTATCATACTTTAATCTTGAATATTTATACCACTCAAAGAAGGCCAACTTAAGGGACTAGAAGTGACAATAACTGAAAggtgcacactgaaccaggaagcCCTCCTACATCATATTTGGTATACCATCCATTGTGTATTGTGGTAGCTCCCTACAGGTGGAGCTTTTCCagctgagtcagtaacttctcTCAGTGTGCAAAAGTGTGAAATGCCCAAAGGCACTGGGAAAACTCAGCAGACTAAAGTCCAAAGCACAGCAGCACCATTTAACGCGCATCAAAACAGCCGTCCCCATTTTTCTCGCCACACTGGCGGCAGCCAGACACTTATGGGCACATGGCATTGGCACATTTTAGGCCACTTCTCAATTACTGACAGTGTTTCCACAGGAAAAAAGCTGCTTAGTCTAATTCAAGCAAGTTGGTTAGTATTACTTTAATCTCGGCTGCCATAGGAGCAGCTCTTTTTGAGGCAATCTGAGggcacagaaaaataaatttagtgCCATCTTTTGTTCGAGGTGTACAGGAGGCCTTAGTTGCtggtgaaataccactgctcctattgttttagttttagttttttcactTACCTGATGAGGTGGGCTTACAGCCTGGTATCAAGCACCTGGCCATGCTTGGGAGGTTTAACtgcactagtgtgccttgaggtaAGTCTGGTGTGCTGTGGAAACTTGTTCAACTATATAATATTACTACATCATAATATTATTCTACATAATTATATTAtgtttattatattatatataatattacTACAAATGTATACCACCTGAAGTAAcagtaaatgttttaaacaggcTATTTTGTATGGACATATTGTGTGCACTGAGATTTTGGCTTTATATTAGGTGTgctttgggtaaaaaaaaaaaaaagttgagaaccactgagctagTGAAACACTGTGCTGTACTGGAGAAGGTTACTGGacaagaaaacagatttattatcTTTCAGAAAAATTATTAATATtggaaaattatttttattagaccaatgttgtttatgttgaatcacataaatacaaaaatcacTGTGTTGGTTGCTTAACAGAGAACAGTCTACTGATGTCTTCAGATGGATTGATTCCTTTCAAATTGATTCCTCTAGGCTGTATGCTAGGCTTTCATGTTTGTGACAAACCAAACCTTAGCACTAAAATaggatttttatattttgcaatTGTTATTTCCTGATGTGCTGCATAGAAGCTGTATATGCCGAAAACTACACACTGGTcacatgttaaaatgtgtttgatcaCAACTAAACtactgtgtgtatttctgttgcAGACATTTATGTTTTTGCCATTGGAACAGAGATCCTTGATAGTGACCTGCAACCACTCGCAACAGGGCTGGGTGGTCAACACTACTTCAGAATGAAGTACATTAAAGATTTACAAGAGACATTTAATCAGATAATTGGTAAGGTATTgttaataataaacaaatgcattcaAGAGGTTTAATGTACTACccttaaaaaaatctgcaaactGATAGTTTAGTTTGAACACAGCAAAAcattctttttaaaatgcagatgAAGAAGCCGTGAAGGGCTTGTGTGGTCTTCACAAGGAGTTTGACACGGGTAACAAGAGGCATAGGTATCCATGGTCAACATTTGTTTCTGTCCAGGTAAATATTACACAACTCTCTTGACATCATAAAACATCTCTGAAATATGTTTGCAATATTTATTAATCTTATTAccccttttcatgttttaaacaaattttatttACACAACCCAATGCAAAGCTACAAAATCTGAGGCAGAAAAGTAGGAATATGTTATTCTGAAGATAGGTTGTTGTGCAGATTATAGTGAtagaaattaaataatcatcATACATAACCAACAATATAATGgcagaacaaacaaaaacacagccagtAAAGCAACAAACATTTGCTCACTTATGGATTGTGTATAATTTTGCTGATAAgtgaaatacaaaaagaaaaacagatggCTAAGAATAGAGCCCTGCTGTACTCCATATTCCACGTCATAAAACCAATGCCATTTAATTGTGGAGAAAATGTTTATATCATTATCTAGGTATGTTAATGGCTTTTTACGCTTAATTTGGTTCTTAGTCACAATCTGATCTATGGAGAGTATACTTCTCTCTGATTGAGAAAACTTTCATTTAATCATTCAAAAATAATTGGCTTACAACAGCCTTTTCATTCTGTATCTGCAATATCCCCttgagttttgttttatttttgaggagacccttaaaacagaaatatgcatGACAGACACAGACAAGATTTCCATTTATGCATGGTTGTTTTACAACGGTGTTGTATTTCTgactacattttaaataaagtatttatttCCTGAATTCAGAATGAGGCCACCTTTAAGAACTGCCTCGGCTCTATGGTGACTCCTCAGTTTATCCTGACTGCGGCTCACTGCTTACCATTTGGAGTTTTGCCTGAACATGTCACTATTGAAATTGGAGAAAAGATAGGTAATATTATTCAATTATTCATGATTGAATAATTTGTACTCTCCATTTCACCTAAATATGACAACCTGGTATTTCAAATTCACAAACTGTCATGGTATGATGTTAAATCATGAAATGCTTTCTTTATCATTCACTGTATAATCCATTGTAAGACttttcatttagaaaaatgAAATTCAGCACCTCTTTTAACCATCTCTGTTGTCTCTTTCACAGTGAAAGGAGTTAAAAATTTCACAATACATCCAAAATACAATGTTAATGCTAAAGATCCCCTTGTGAAAGAGTTTTATGACTATGATGTTGCTCTCATCCAACTGAAGGATTATATTGAGATCTCCAATGTAAGTAGGTAAGAGCTTGCATCGTATTTATCATAcccagatttttttgtagagaATTGTGTCTTTAtagatagctcagtgggttacaaCAATGGCTTTGGTGCAGGAGGTTGGGGGTTTGAATCCTGGTCATAGGGAACAAGCGCAGAGAGTAAACAGAGTAGTCTACTCTCAGTGAGACAACAGCAGACCCACCCAGAGCTAAGACTGAGGCGTCACAGGAGCTGCACAAGAACAGGCTGTCAACAATGAGTAAGGTCCCAGGATCAAGATGGAAGACAACATCTGAGATCTCCATCCAGAAGTACTTCCTGTGACAGGCTCCCTCTCTTGAAGGGGACCAGAGCTTGAAGGAGACGCAATACCGCCCAGCTGGGCAAGGGAGGAATTATTATATAGAAGTTTAGCACCAATTTTtgcagacaggaaatatggggagggagtgggggaaagacatgcaccaaacagcgcagagaccaggaatcaatcccacaaccagtgtgttgaggactagAGCCTCTGCACATGCTCTACCCACGGAGCCAAACCAGAACAGTAAATTTTGTTTCTGTCGACTTTTATACTTGGAAAATCACACTGTCTTTGTCTTTAATACCTTGAACAGACCTATTTGCATACCCTGCACCCAAGAGACCAGTGATGCTCTGCAACTTTCTGGTGAAACAACCTGCAGACAACAAGGTGGGACAACTAAACCGACTGGTTAGGAAGAGCTTGAGCATATTCAGATAAGAACTGCGGTTCATTTATCCAAATATTCTTTGATCAGTGTTGTgatgtacatttaaaaacaaaatgtctaTTGACCTAACAGGTACTACTaggcatgtttttatttgtattttagagCAGCTTCTGTTGAAGACTCATCTCGAACGACTCAGTTTTCTGTCGAAACGTGGAATTACCGTCAATGAAAGAGACATCCACGTAAAGCTCGGTGACAATGTGAGTTTCAGATGACTGTGcatgtgtctgttttttaagctttcaCTCAAATGCCCTATTGAGGAATGGCTTCTCATTGATACAGAGATATGAGTGCATCAGACATGCAGTGGATGCAGAGGGCATTGAAACGGATAATCCAACTGATGCAGTGACAGATAACTTTCTGTGCAGTGGTGGCTTGAATCCTTACAGAGATCATATAGCATGCAAAGGTATGTTGTTCTCCcttttacagtaaataaagtCATCCCCCTCTTAATCCCTGAAACGTTTTAATTTAGCTAACTAGTTTCAAATTGTAGGCAGACACAATGAGAGgcatgcatgtttttgtcttACTTAATGTATGTATGACAACCTTATCATCAGGATTCCCACACTGATTCATGTGaaatcatgtttgtgtgtgttgttgttgaaCAGGTGACTCTGGGGGTGCTGTGTTTAAGAACTATGAGCATCGCACAATACAGGTGAGCAAGCAGTCTCCTCTAAAAAATAGTGCTACCACCTGGCTGGTATATGCCTCTTCGAGGTATACAATTGCAGGACACTGGCAGGGACAGTAACATTTCTGTTTAAGTGTAATTGTTGGAAATCTTATTCTTTGATGGGGTATGTGCATGTTGTGTAATTAAAGAGCTAGTTAGGTGTATAGTGGTCAGATTCATGCAGAAAGACttttgacattcaaaatccgatCAGGTCAGACTCAAGTCCATATCCAAGTGCAGGTTTTTGCCATATTTGACAAAATTCCTCAGTCACAGTTACTTTGTTCTAATAGAATAAAATCCCTAAAAGCATTTATGAGATActgcattcacaagcaagggatacacatgaggcctaatgaccttTGATCTGTAACCACCATCAGCTCATCCTTGCATCAAAGTGGATCTTTGttcaaagtttgaaggaaatctcTTTAAGTGTTCTTGAGATGTCACAAGAATGGAAGCATAATAAAAGAGCATAGGATATCTCCTGTTAGCTAACATTTCTCAAAGAGAAAATAACACTCCATGGAAATGTATGAGGCTGTGTCATTTACCAGAGGATCCTGCTGAATAAAGAAACTGTGTTTCATTACAGCTTGCTGTGGTCAGCTGGGGAACACAGGATGTCTGCAATTTAAATAATGGGGAGTCTGTTGAAAACTCCAGGGATTTCCATATAAATCTTTTCAGAGTCGTTCCTTTCCTCAAATCGATCCTTGGAAATGATGACCAGAATGAATATGAACCACTTCACTTCTTGAAGAAATGAAATGTGTTCACATGACATTATGTGCTTTGCTATTTCATTTGTGAATACTTCATATGTAAAAAAATGCCTTATGCTATTTTTTGGTTGATCCAATAACTGTCAATAGAAGATTAACATGAAATGGCACAGTCTTCACCATGTAAAGTATAAAgcattcttattttttaaatgaacaattGTACTGAAGACGGTCATGCTGTGCTGTCCTAAGTTgaagtttaaaacatttaagaatACTTCTTGAGGCTAAAATCCCACTATgtgaagaaattaaaaaatactatTGAACCTGTGTTTaaatttttatgtgtttttttaattcttatttcattttataataATTCAACCAGGTGGTTAAGCCTGAAAAGATgatagattggccagattcaATGTCAgtcatcagacagatccatcttacaaagcaaTAAGCTGATAGGCTTGttcccagtcagagaatgaccgaaccaatcagtgttatttaAGGCACTGaccaaggccacccataaggggggataataaagctttctggggcctagccACATtagggcccatggaggtcaggaaaatcatggtccattgtgaagttgaTCTCTGATAACAGTTTTTAACTTGAAGCGGAACAGTAacacttatcaaagcaaaaaaaaaagtcaacccTGTTTTCTACTTTAGCAATACCCTTTTTAGTAGTGTTAACTATGTgaatgtaaccttgcaaagcagatacacccatttccgtgtttcttactggcaaatccatcttgtaaagcgcccatctgaactgtttgggcctggttagaaagtgacaggaccaatcagcatcgaggggcagtactttcgggcatggcggagttgtgacgtaagcaagcagcaagaagaggccggtgcaattatggcgatATTTCAGTTATTCATATTCATTATAATTttgactacatttcttttttaaaagaagaacaaagaacagcagtgagttgtttccttttcaaaaacaaccagagtcgtgtattgacatgtctacagtcaccatgtcTCCCGTTATTCAGTTCTCtttggagtttactcctcagtagcagcacactttggtttggggctacgacgtcacgtgttttgttgatcagattggcccgtaaagatgtgacagacagaaattTCATCCATTCACCCTCagaggtttttttcaaaggctctgccctttcccaaacactctctatggaaggtttaccagatggatgtgtgaaacagatCCATTAGGCGTGTCAGGTACTTGGACTAAGTAATGCCAGACTTCATAactaagccatgatgtgtgCAAATGTAAataccagaaaataaagtagagggaactgagacaactttaagggcaaaaaatacatttaaaaaattagctaaaaaaggtcaaaatgggttatgagtggcaaaaattatcaGTAAAGTTATAGATATAAGGCTTATAAAGTGGTAAAGATCAGTTGATAGAGGTGTAACAGGTCAAAAAGGGCTGGTAAAAGTAGTGAAGACAGGcgtaaattggcaaaaatcagttaaaagtcataaaattttccaaaattgctggataaagaagtgaaaaggggtcaaagattgggaaaaatgggtcaaaagtgacagcaattggtttaaaggggcaaaaagtattaaacatAGATTATAAGAGACAGTAAAAAAAGAAGGATTAATAGTGGCACAAATAGTGGGAAAAAGGGTTAGAAGGGgcaaacattttacaaaaaagtggcCTGATTAAGCAGTATAAAATAGTAATAGTTGTAAAAGAATAGAtgaaaatggtgtaaaaatgagttaaaagtggcaagggggtcaaaaatgggtggaaaagagtggaaaaatgggcagagaagtggcaaacattggtaaaagggacaaaagtatcaaaaataggttaagagtggcacaaataTTGCAAAATTAGTGGTCACATttttgaaaaggggttaaaaagtggcacacatAAGCAGacactgtgtctgtgttttgttgctctgattggcccatagtgAGTATGACAAAAtctttgtccaatcaccttctgaggtTTTGAAAGGTCCTGCCCTTTCAAAACACACAGGCAAATTTTCACCTGATTGaaattttttaccacttgtaTGGTACAGCTGGCTGTGAAGCTATTTGCCCTTTGTGGATAATAAAGATATCCTCGAtccttagctacactggcttatgtagtgaTGTGAACAACATAGCTAGTAGCTGtgttggctttagctaaagcaaacaaagcccAAGCAAGCACTGTTCATACTTCTAAAACTAGTCTATACATTATTTTACCTGAATTAGACCTCagacctttttctgttttacttatgaaatgttgcttgtctataatgtttgcaatgtagtgatttcatgaatgtaactgccagactttgtttatgaataaagctgcattcaaaaataaaaaatctaaaactggaaaaacgTTGCACTGGCACATTATAGCACTTCTGTTCTTAATTTCGACCTACTCTCAGATAAACGGTaagtgagagtggctgtcagagatgtacggtctaCAGTCAGGCAGTCTTGAAATCTACAGAAATAGTTCATCAGCAAACACAATGAGTTTGAATAGCATTTTCCTGTTGAAAAGATTCTGCAATATCTATATTGCAAGTTGAAAATTGCTACGTCAAAGGAAAAGAGCCCATTGTTTATCAGTTAGTCTCGATTTAATTTCAGTTAACAGAATTCATATTACACTAATTTTTCAAATCTGAATTTATTACACAATttcctttctgtttctttttcaaagCTGCTCAAAAGAGGAAATGAGCAAAAGAATGACTGCAGCACTTAAAAGGTTTCATCAAAACTCTTTTACGGTTCAAGTCTGCTGATGGAGCCGTCCAGCTCCCCTCTGGGTCAGTGACTCAGGGCCCATTTCCAGAGTGCAAGCCTACGCAATGCGGACACTCAGCCTGGCAGCAGGCCAACTGAGAGCATTCAAACTGAATGTAGCAGaaagttgtctttttttttttttggtttgtaattaagtttttcctccctctttctTACTTTACCATGGAGGTAAACTGAGTTTGTCATTCATTGCTTCGACTGCAGCCCACAAACAAACAAGGCCATTGAATTACAAATGATTTGTGGTAGTCAGAGCAGGTTTATGGCCTCACATTATGTCATTTTACTGTCTAACTATGATCTGTTGACCATTACACTGTCAGGCATCACCTCAGAGGAAATGGGCCCCTTGCAATTTTCTTTACAGCGTATTGGTTAAATATCCAAGTATCAAAGAACAGTGGAGAATTTTCAACATCAGTGTGAGGTCTATCTGACGTGGTGAAACACCTACCTCGTATGTGAGGTTGTGCATTTGGTCAGTGATGTACTGGCCTCCCATGGGAACATCCATCTGGTTTAACTAAAtgagagagcgagagggagGAGGCCAGTGGGatgagaggaggaggcagaggcgGAGGATGACAGACTGTTTGAGAGGAGGGAGCAGCTTAATTGAATGAAACCCTCTCTTGGTCTTCGATGCTGTAAACAAGAAGGAAATTTAAACCGAAGACCATTCCTCATTAAATCCCACAGGAAGACTCAGTTACATCTCTGTCT from Cheilinus undulatus linkage group 12, ASM1832078v1, whole genome shotgun sequence includes the following:
- the LOC121518408 gene encoding complement factor B-like — translated: MEFSAHRILFAALSCLLCMGGEVRCDCTETNVQIEGGHYTLTKQLQRGSQLIYHCPEGSYPFPASSRLCQPNGEWKPRFKRFSPQRCRLVECPDPSVLEYGNVSPLQENYFVHNVTTYECYSGYSLRGSQARTCLPNGKWSGYTPICGSDSGDTCADPGVPAGASRTGNTFGIDDTVRYSCNGNLFLVGSSERVCQENGQWTGNEPGCYYKYTYDTSLEVSQKFGGAITNSLTSIQSVTPDDNQEARIISLNRSGILDIYIAVDISESITEKDFLDAKQAVMSLIRKIASFSVSPNYEIVFFSSQVYEVSNILDFLDGKAVQSDVMTKLENFKVGDRNTGTDLNLAFKTFLERMAIIRQQVGVDRFKQRRHALIVFTDGAYNMGGSPAPTVKKIKNMVYMNHTSDQEANSRDEFLDIYVFAIGTEILDSDLQPLATGLGGQHYFRMKYIKDLQETFNQIIDEEAVKGLCGLHKEFDTGNKRHRYPWSTFVSVQNEATFKNCLGSMVTPQFILTAAHCLPFGVLPEHVTIEIGEKIVKGVKNFTIHPKYNVNAKDPLVKEFYDYDVALIQLKDYIEISNVSRPICIPCTQETSDALQLSGETTCRQQEQLLLKTHLERLSFLSKRGITVNERDIHVKLGDNRYECIRHAVDAEGIETDNPTDAVTDNFLCSGGLNPYRDHIACKGDSGGAVFKNYEHRTIQLAVVSWGTQDVCNLNNGESVENSRDFHINLFRVVPFLKSILGNDDQNEYEPLHFLKK